In Syntrophorhabdales bacterium, a genomic segment contains:
- a CDS encoding GTP-binding protein, producing the protein MAKKKFERTKPHVNVGTIGHIDHGKTTLTSAITRCLANKGMA; encoded by the coding sequence ATGGCTAAGAAAAAATTTGAGCGGACGAAACCCCATGTGAACGTCGGTACCATAGGGCACATCGATCATGGGAAGACCACCCTCACCTCAGCCATCACCCGCTGCCTTGCCAATAAGGGCATGGCAGA